From Alteromonas sp. BL110:
CCTGCTTTTTGCTTCGATAGTGTAAAATTAGCCATATGGGAGCAACAAATATTGAGAACACCACAAGGGGCATAACCAACACTGCAATTGTACCTTCATCCATCTCAATGTCTCCTACAAACTCTGATGTAGCTACCCTCTCCACGGCTTTCCATCAAGAGGGCGCCCCTATTCTTATTATTTTATTCTGATTTTTCGGTACTTTTACTCGTACCTTTTACTTTAGCTTTAAGCGCAGCTAGTTCGTCTTCCACTTTGTCGCTGGCTTCTAGTTCAGCAAACTCATCTTGCAACGTCTTTTTACCCAAATCATAAGCGTCTACCTGTGATTCAAGGTCATCAATTTTGCGCTCGTATTGCTCAAAGCGTCCCATTGCATTATCTACTTTCGTACTATCTAGTGTCTTTTTAACTTCTAAACGAGAGCTTGCGGTTTTCTGGCGCATAATAATGGCTTTCTGACGCGTCTTAGCGTCTGCAAGCTTCTCTTGCAGCTGACCAATTTCATCCTGGAGCTTGCTAATTTGTTCGTCAACAACGGCCAATTCTTTACTCAGCGCTTCTGCAGCTTCTGCAGACTTTTTCTTTTCTTGCAGCGCAGCTCGGGCTAAGTCTTCTCTATCTTTGCTTAACGCAAGTTCTGCTTTTGCTTCCCAATCGTTTGCATCGCTTTCATACTTTGCAATTTGATTAACAATTTCCTTTTTATTGGCTAGCGTCTTTGCAGATGCAGAGCGCACCTCAACCAACGTGTCTTCCATTTCCTGAATGATTAATCTAACCATTTTCTCAGGATCTTCGGCTTTGTCTAAAATCGCATTAATATTCGAATTCACAATATCTGTAAAACGCGAGAAGATACCCATAATAATTACCTCTTGCTAAAAATGGTAAGTGTTAGAAAACACCACACTTGATAAATAGGTTACTCTTGGTATAGATAGTATTCAATATACTTGCCAACTTTGTGAAGATGCTAACCCACTATTTTTTATACGTTTTTTATAAGCGCAAATAATACTCGTTTATCAATATTTTTTGCTCTACACTATTAATTGGTCGAAATGACTAATTTTTGAGGGATTTAATGAGTAGGTATCGACAGCAAGACAATTTACTTGGGCAAGCGAATAGTTTTCTAGAAGTTTTAGAGCAAATTTCACAGATTGCCCCCCTAGATAAACCCGTCCTCGTCATTGGCGAACGTGGGACTGGTAAAGAGCTGATAGCCGCGCGACTGCATTTCTTATCAAAGCGCTGGGATCAAAACTATATTAAGTTAAATTGCGCTGCGCTAAGTGAAAGCCTATTAGAGAGTGAGCTTTTTGGTTATGAAGCCGGTGCTTTTACCGGCGCTTCGAAACGTCGCGAAGGTCGCTTTGAAGTGGCGCACAATGGTACCCTATTTCTTGACGAACTCGCTAATACATCCGGCCTTATTCAGGAAAAGCTACTACGGGTAGTGGAATATGGAGAGTTTGAGCGTGTAGGTGGCAGCAAGTCAGTAAAAACCGATGTACGCCTTATCGCTGCCACAAACGAAGATTTGCCCGCTCTTGCCGATGCCGGTGAGTTTCGCGCAGACCTTCTCGACCGACTTGCTT
This genomic window contains:
- the pspA gene encoding phage shock protein PspA, producing the protein MGIFSRFTDIVNSNINAILDKAEDPEKMVRLIIQEMEDTLVEVRSASAKTLANKKEIVNQIAKYESDANDWEAKAELALSKDREDLARAALQEKKKSAEAAEALSKELAVVDEQISKLQDEIGQLQEKLADAKTRQKAIIMRQKTASSRLEVKKTLDSTKVDNAMGRFEQYERKIDDLESQVDAYDLGKKTLQDEFAELEASDKVEDELAALKAKVKGTSKSTEKSE